A part of Winslowiella toletana genomic DNA contains:
- a CDS encoding Gfo/Idh/MocA family oxidoreductase: MAAKQRFALLGSGFIGQVHAQNLAAHPQVELALVADPDAARAQAVAGRYGAQVADVTQAINSDAIDAVLIASATPSHAELLAAAARAGKAIYCEKPIDLSLDRAKRVVEKVLPFNLPITVGFNRRFDNSHQQLKRHLQQGAIGRTELIQMVCRASEMPPLSYLQASGGQMRDQAIHFFDLLRWLTEDEVSRVGALGAALALPEISAFGDVDTSVLIMQMNSGALAQLDNTRRTGYGYDERISVIGERGMAESASQCPQGATLWQGSQVTRPGLWPDWFSRVRETYYQHLDAFVRQLNGEAVADLPGLVDGLQAQAIAEAAVQSLAEKRFCNIERIVF, from the coding sequence ATGGCAGCAAAGCAACGATTTGCCCTGTTGGGCAGCGGTTTTATCGGTCAGGTTCACGCACAGAATCTGGCGGCGCATCCGCAAGTGGAACTGGCGCTGGTCGCCGATCCTGATGCCGCACGCGCACAAGCCGTTGCCGGGCGCTATGGCGCGCAGGTGGCGGACGTCACCCAGGCGATTAACAGTGATGCGATTGATGCGGTACTGATCGCCAGCGCCACCCCAAGCCATGCTGAACTGCTGGCCGCCGCCGCCCGCGCGGGAAAAGCGATCTATTGCGAAAAACCAATCGACCTGTCGCTGGATCGCGCAAAACGCGTGGTGGAAAAGGTGCTGCCATTTAATCTGCCGATCACTGTTGGCTTTAACCGGCGCTTTGATAACAGCCATCAGCAGCTTAAGCGCCATCTGCAACAGGGCGCCATTGGCCGTACCGAGCTGATTCAGATGGTATGCCGCGCCTCTGAAATGCCGCCGCTCAGCTATCTGCAAGCCTCCGGCGGTCAGATGCGCGACCAGGCGATTCATTTTTTCGATCTGTTACGCTGGCTGACGGAAGATGAAGTCAGTCGTGTTGGCGCGCTGGGTGCGGCGCTGGCATTGCCGGAAATCAGCGCGTTTGGTGATGTTGATACTTCAGTGCTGATTATGCAGATGAACAGCGGCGCGCTGGCGCAGCTGGATAACACCCGACGCACCGGTTATGGCTATGATGAACGTATCAGCGTGATCGGCGAGCGCGGAATGGCGGAGTCCGCCAGTCAGTGTCCACAAGGGGCGACACTATGGCAGGGTTCGCAGGTCACCCGGCCGGGCCTGTGGCCGGACTGGTTTAGCCGGGTGCGCGAGACGTACTATCAGCATCTGGATGCTTTTGTGCGTCAGCTAAACGGTGAGGCGGTGGCGGATCTGCCAGGATTAGTGGATGGCTTGCAGGCGCAGGCGATTGCCGAAGCGGCGGTGCAGTCACTGGCGGAGAAACGCTTCTGTAATATCGAACGGATCGTATTTTAA
- a CDS encoding LacI family DNA-binding transcriptional regulator gives MKKITLEALAKTAGVGVATVDRVLNERGGVSPATVRKVLEAARAAGLNRILPEEHRHPWQLEVVLSGNDSFFFKQLAQDFSEVANGLGYRRLTLHRTFIPESRPDKLAAHIVACSHKRDGLIVFAHEYAAIYDALALCKQRGVPVITIVSDLPGAERLCHVGINQLQAGRTAGLLMGKMLHTAGEVIMISGRFDYIAHRLRIQGFRDVLQQDFPHIGLREVLAGQEQRDTISKLLEKQLSQAGKITGIYNTGLGNREISEALARHRMLDKSVFITHELYRSTRELLAKKAISLTIDQNTRQHAQLATDIMVRHLDSGDLPETYASGKVEFMLFTGENYNQALTVT, from the coding sequence ATGAAAAAAATTACCCTCGAAGCGCTGGCTAAAACCGCCGGTGTCGGCGTCGCCACAGTGGATCGGGTGCTGAACGAACGTGGCGGCGTCTCGCCAGCCACCGTGCGAAAAGTACTGGAAGCGGCGCGCGCTGCGGGGCTGAATCGTATTTTGCCGGAAGAGCATCGCCATCCCTGGCAACTGGAAGTGGTGCTGAGCGGTAATGACTCCTTTTTCTTTAAGCAGCTGGCGCAGGATTTTAGCGAGGTAGCCAACGGCCTCGGTTATCGCCGCCTGACCCTGCACCGCACCTTTATCCCGGAATCGCGTCCCGATAAACTGGCCGCTCATATTGTTGCCTGTAGCCATAAACGCGATGGTCTGATCGTCTTTGCCCACGAATATGCTGCCATCTATGATGCGCTGGCGTTATGTAAACAGCGTGGTGTACCGGTGATTACCATTGTCAGCGATCTGCCGGGTGCTGAACGCTTATGCCACGTCGGTATTAACCAGTTGCAGGCAGGGCGTACCGCCGGGCTGTTAATGGGAAAAATGCTGCATACGGCCGGTGAAGTGATCATGATCAGCGGCCGCTTTGATTACATTGCGCACCGCTTGCGTATTCAGGGGTTTCGCGATGTATTGCAGCAGGATTTTCCGCATATCGGTCTGCGTGAAGTGCTGGCGGGGCAGGAGCAACGCGATACCATCAGCAAGCTGCTGGAAAAACAGCTGAGTCAGGCGGGCAAAATCACCGGCATCTATAACACCGGCCTTGGTAACCGCGAAATCAGTGAGGCGCTGGCGCGCCACCGGATGTTGGATAAAAGCGTGTTTATTACCCATGAGTTATATCGCTCCACCCGCGAATTGCTGGCAAAAAAAGCGATCTCCCTGACTATCGACCAGAACACCCGCCAGCATGCCCAGCTGGCTACCGATATTATGGTAAGGCATCTCGACAGTGGTGATCTGCCGGAAACCTACGCCAGCGGCAAGGTCGAATTTATGCTGTTTACCGGTGAGAACTACAATCAGGCGCTGACGGTAACTTGA
- the zigA gene encoding zinc metallochaperone GTPase ZigA: MSQIIAEHTALRRLPVTVLSGFLGAGKTTLLNHILNNREGRRVAVIVNDMSEVNIDATLVREGGAQLSRTDEKLVEMSNGCICCTLREDLLLEVTRLAKEGRFDQLVIESTGISEPLPVAETFTFADEDGSSLSEVARLDTMVTVVDAGNFLRDYQAHESLQARGESLGEEDQRTVVDLLTDQIEFCDVLVLNKIDLIDASQRQTLLAILHSLNPRAKVELAEFGRVPLDRLLNTGLFDFDAAAQAPGWLQELRGTHTPETEEYGIRNFVFRARRPFHPQRFWQLFGGDLPGVIRSKGYFWLASRPGYAGNWSQAGGVARQGMAGMWWASVPKARWPQDQASLEMIKQNWVEGSGDARQELVFIGIEMDEAQLRRQLHAALLTEREMAMGPAEWVAFDDPVPDWFIH, translated from the coding sequence ATGTCACAGATTATCGCAGAGCATACTGCGCTACGCCGCCTGCCGGTTACCGTACTGTCCGGTTTTCTCGGCGCAGGTAAAACCACGCTGTTAAATCACATTCTTAATAATCGCGAAGGCCGTCGGGTAGCGGTGATTGTTAATGATATGTCCGAAGTGAATATTGATGCGACGCTGGTCAGAGAGGGCGGCGCGCAGCTGTCGCGCACGGATGAAAAACTGGTTGAGATGAGCAATGGCTGCATCTGCTGCACGCTGCGTGAAGATCTGCTACTTGAGGTGACGCGACTGGCGAAAGAAGGGCGCTTCGATCAGCTGGTGATCGAGTCCACCGGTATTTCTGAACCGCTGCCGGTAGCGGAAACCTTTACCTTTGCCGATGAGGATGGCAGCAGCCTGTCAGAAGTGGCGCGGCTGGACACCATGGTGACGGTGGTGGATGCCGGTAATTTTCTGCGCGATTATCAGGCGCATGAGAGTTTGCAGGCTCGCGGGGAGTCGTTGGGGGAAGAAGATCAGCGCACGGTGGTCGATCTGCTGACCGACCAGATTGAATTCTGTGATGTGCTGGTGCTGAATAAAATCGATTTAATCGATGCGTCGCAGCGCCAGACATTGCTGGCGATTCTGCACAGTCTGAATCCACGTGCAAAAGTCGAGTTAGCCGAGTTTGGTCGCGTGCCGCTCGATCGTCTGCTGAACACCGGTCTGTTTGACTTCGATGCTGCTGCGCAGGCACCGGGCTGGTTGCAGGAGCTGCGCGGTACCCATACGCCGGAAACGGAAGAGTATGGCATCCGCAATTTTGTGTTCCGTGCACGTCGTCCTTTTCATCCACAGCGCTTCTGGCAGCTGTTCGGCGGCGATCTGCCTGGCGTGATTCGTTCCAAAGGCTATTTCTGGCTGGCCAGCCGTCCGGGTTATGCCGGTAACTGGTCGCAGGCTGGCGGTGTGGCGCGGCAGGGCATGGCCGGGATGTGGTGGGCAAGTGTACCGAAAGCGCGCTGGCCACAGGATCAAGCGTCACTGGAGATGATTAAGCAGAACTGGGTCGAAGGCAGCGGTGATGCGCGCCAGGAGCTGGTGTTTATTGGCATTGAGATGGATGAAGCGCAGTTGCGGCGGCAGCTGCATGCTGCATTGTTAACCGAGCGCGAGATGGCGATGGGACCTGCGGAGTGGGTGGCGTTTGACGACCCGGTTCCTGACTGGTTTATTCATTAA
- a CDS encoding flagellar brake protein: MKQEDKEQYLKRGTLAVLGVLRDLEKHQTPVRVASSRGQFISRLLFVDKEQVVVDYGSSQYDNQLALQSEDLQISAETRGAKVEFSLPSLSATEHEGLPAFAAPLPDELWMLQRREFFRVNAPLEPVFFCETQWPDGSKARFRLQDLSLGGIGVLVVGALPEKLSSGDILRNLYVELGEYGQFTVDAQLIHIGERTTVSSKNETVSTPRLSFRFVALTAVQERQLQQVIFALERLARDKAMRFQ, from the coding sequence GTGAAACAGGAAGATAAAGAGCAGTATCTTAAGCGTGGCACGCTGGCGGTTCTCGGCGTGCTGCGCGATCTTGAAAAACACCAGACCCCGGTAAGGGTTGCCAGTTCGCGCGGACAATTTATCAGCCGCCTGCTGTTTGTCGATAAAGAGCAGGTGGTGGTCGATTACGGCAGTAGTCAGTATGACAATCAGCTGGCGTTGCAGTCAGAAGATCTGCAGATTTCAGCCGAAACCCGTGGGGCAAAAGTTGAGTTCTCTCTGCCCTCACTCAGTGCGACTGAACATGAAGGTTTACCGGCCTTTGCCGCCCCGCTGCCCGATGAGCTGTGGATGCTGCAACGCCGGGAGTTTTTCCGCGTTAATGCGCCGCTGGAACCGGTGTTCTTCTGTGAAACCCAGTGGCCCGACGGCAGCAAAGCGCGTTTTCGTCTGCAGGATCTTTCCCTTGGTGGTATCGGCGTGCTGGTGGTTGGCGCCCTGCCGGAGAAACTCAGCAGCGGCGATATTCTGCGCAATCTTTATGTGGAGCTGGGGGAGTATGGTCAGTTTACCGTTGATGCTCAGCTGATACATATCGGTGAGCGCACCACCGTCAGCAGTAAAAATGAAACGGTGAGCACGCCGCGTCTGAGTTTTCGCTTTGTGGCGCTGACTGCGGTGCAGGAGCGTCAGTTGCAGCAGGTGATCTTCGCCCTTGAGCGCCTGGCGCGCGATAAAGCGATGCGTTTCCAGTAA
- a CDS encoding DUF883 family protein has product MFSKREARNNLEQVQEYSREKGSELCGELKSVASDSCDYLKKNPWAGVGIGAALGLVVGVLISKK; this is encoded by the coding sequence ATGTTTTCTAAGCGTGAAGCCCGTAACAATCTTGAGCAGGTGCAGGAATATTCCCGTGAGAAGGGCAGTGAACTTTGTGGTGAACTGAAAAGTGTCGCCAGTGATTCCTGCGACTACCTGAAAAAAAATCCGTGGGCTGGCGTTGGCATCGGTGCCGCGCTGGGTCTGGTGGTTGGCGTGTTAATTAGCAAAAAATAA
- a CDS encoding GlsB/YeaQ/YmgE family stress response membrane protein, translating into MGFFLWIIFGLIAGIIAKWIMPGKDGGGFIITVILGVIGAVVGGWISTRLGFGTVDGFNFGSMVIAVLGAILVLWIYRKVRS; encoded by the coding sequence ATGGGATTTTTTTTGTGGATCATTTTTGGTCTGATTGCCGGGATTATTGCGAAATGGATTATGCCAGGTAAAGATGGCGGTGGTTTTATTATCACTGTGATTTTAGGCGTTATTGGCGCAGTGGTTGGCGGCTGGATTAGTACTCGCCTGGGTTTTGGCACCGTAGATGGCTTCAACTTCGGTAGTATGGTCATCGCAGTGCTCGGTGCCATTCTGGTGCTGTGGATTTATCGTAAAGTCAGAAGTTAA
- a CDS encoding MFS transporter, which yields MTGFICIVTETLPAGLLPQIAQGLSISSSLAGQMVTAYALGSLLAAIPLTIATRGWRRRNVLLLSIAGFLLFNSITALSPHYGLTLAARFFAGVAAGLAWSLLAGYARRMVAPHQQGRAMALAMVGTPIALSVGVPLGTWLGALLGWRTTFGAMSLLTLLLIIWVLVKVPDYPGQQSNQQLPLRRVFTLPGVRPVLAVVIAWMLAHNLLYTYIAPFVTTAGLAEKVDQILLVFGLAALAGIWVTGKMVDRFLRAAVLISMASFAAICLLFGLQAASPQVIYCGVALWGLTFGGAATLLQTALADTAGSAADVALSMNVVAWNGAIAAAGVMGGLLLDSWGITVFPWVAALLLAVGIVIAMTARRHGFRPGQRAGSADDAVMADAR from the coding sequence ATGACCGGTTTTATCTGCATCGTTACTGAAACCCTGCCCGCCGGACTGCTGCCGCAAATCGCCCAGGGGCTAAGTATTTCGTCATCACTGGCCGGACAGATGGTCACTGCCTATGCGCTTGGCTCGCTGCTGGCCGCCATCCCGCTAACCATTGCCACACGCGGCTGGCGCCGTCGCAATGTGCTGTTGTTAAGCATCGCCGGTTTCCTGCTGTTTAATTCGATTACGGCGCTGTCGCCACATTACGGCCTGACGCTGGCGGCGCGTTTCTTCGCTGGCGTGGCCGCCGGACTGGCATGGAGTCTGCTGGCAGGTTATGCACGACGCATGGTGGCGCCGCATCAACAGGGACGCGCGATGGCGCTGGCAATGGTGGGAACGCCCATCGCGCTGTCAGTTGGCGTGCCATTGGGTACCTGGCTGGGCGCGCTGCTGGGCTGGCGCACCACCTTCGGCGCGATGTCCCTGCTCACCCTGTTGCTGATTATCTGGGTGCTGGTCAAAGTGCCCGACTATCCGGGACAGCAGAGCAATCAACAACTGCCGCTACGCAGGGTATTTACTCTGCCGGGTGTGCGTCCGGTACTGGCGGTGGTGATTGCCTGGATGCTGGCCCATAACCTGCTGTATACCTATATTGCGCCTTTTGTCACTACCGCCGGGCTGGCGGAAAAGGTGGATCAGATCCTGCTGGTATTCGGCCTCGCGGCGCTGGCAGGCATCTGGGTAACCGGCAAAATGGTGGATCGTTTTCTGCGCGCGGCGGTACTAATCAGCATGGCGAGTTTCGCCGCCATTTGCCTGCTGTTTGGCTTGCAGGCCGCCTCACCGCAGGTGATTTACTGTGGTGTGGCGCTATGGGGGCTGACCTTTGGCGGCGCCGCCACGCTGTTGCAGACGGCGCTGGCGGATACGGCGGGAAGCGCAGCTGATGTTGCATTGTCGATGAATGTGGTGGCGTGGAACGGCGCGATTGCAGCGGCGGGAGTGATGGGTGGTCTGCTGCTGGATAGCTGGGGCATCACGGTATTTCCGTGGGTGGCGGCGCTACTGCTGGCGGTGGGGATCGTGATTGCGATGACGGCGCGGCGGCATGGTTTCCGCCCGGGTCAGCGAGCTGGAAGCGCTGATGACGCAGTAATGGCTGACGCCAGATAA
- a CDS encoding TetR/AcrR family transcriptional regulator, protein MAQMGRPRRFDRRQAVEQAMHLFWQQGYESTSLSQLKAAIGGGISAPSFYAAFASKEALFAEAAQCYLASYAQVTACLWDNDLAPRRAIEQALRQSASMQCEPGHPKGCMVALGIMSAPTAEYADVVRPLTESRSRTRAGFIACVERGIARGELPAETDARVMAAVFDSFLLGLSTLARDGVEHQVFAAAITQILQLWDTAACR, encoded by the coding sequence ATGGCGCAGATGGGGCGTCCTCGCCGCTTTGACCGGAGACAAGCTGTTGAACAGGCAATGCACCTTTTCTGGCAGCAGGGCTATGAATCCACCTCGCTGAGCCAGCTAAAGGCCGCAATCGGCGGCGGCATTTCTGCGCCCAGCTTTTATGCTGCTTTCGCTTCTAAAGAGGCGCTGTTTGCTGAGGCGGCGCAGTGTTATTTAGCCAGCTATGCACAGGTGACGGCGTGTCTGTGGGACAACGATCTGGCACCGCGCCGGGCAATTGAGCAGGCATTAAGGCAGTCGGCCAGCATGCAGTGTGAACCAGGTCATCCGAAGGGATGTATGGTGGCGCTGGGGATAATGAGCGCGCCAACGGCGGAGTACGCCGACGTTGTCAGGCCGCTGACCGAATCGCGTAGCCGGACGCGCGCCGGGTTTATTGCCTGTGTCGAACGCGGCATTGCCCGTGGTGAATTGCCAGCAGAAACGGATGCGCGGGTTATGGCGGCGGTATTCGATAGTTTTCTGCTGGGGCTGTCTACGCTGGCAAGGGATGGTGTTGAGCATCAGGTGTTTGCGGCGGCCATCACGCAAATTTTGCAGCTATGGGATACGGCGGCGTGCCGGTGA
- a CDS encoding TonB-dependent siderophore receptor has protein sequence MRMSFTLKRSVLLCSLAVTAPNLSFAAETIVVSAQPAETADSPTSGYTATTSKGATKTDEPLITTGQSVSVVTRQQIDDQGASNLNQVLNYTPGVFTNFAGAASRFDTISLRGFHGGDTDNTFLDGLRVMSDGGSHNVLQVDPWFLERVDIIKGPSSALYGQTVPGGLVNMTSRRPQFTEEGHFRLSAGTQNTKGGAFDYTNAINDQWAFRITGMTRTSDTQYDHTREERYAISPALLWQPTEDTSLLLKAYLQKDPSGGYHGSVPLDGTTSSHNGKTLSRSFYEGESSVDQYKRSEQIYSYEFAHRFNETWAFRSNASYTHSNINLDQVYQAGWVSPDSDEMRRYYSGNRSSLDALAIDNQLEADFATGDLQHKVVLGAEYHQYKNDMWDGQATASNLNPFTGVSGGTALNFYENDDITRRYHQTGLYLQDQMKLDKWHLDLSGRYDRIVSKQVNDTDETSRRRSDDHISGRASLLYAFDSGVSPYVSYSQAVTPSSLSGPDGNLLKPSTAEQYEAGVKYQPVGTSDMYTIAAYDLTQKDISNRDVVSGINVPAGKVHSQGIELEARNQLTPRLSTIAGYTLNHVRFKESPDGNSGHTPYITPNQMASAWAHYQFDYGISVGTGVRYLGKQWADNENTTRLPSVTLFDASLRADLGAWDSQLKGAFVQVNANNLTDREYIAACYGTGYCYKGAERTVMATIGYDF, from the coding sequence ATGAGAATGTCTTTTACTTTAAAGCGTTCTGTTCTGCTCTGTTCACTTGCTGTTACCGCTCCCAACCTTTCGTTTGCTGCCGAAACCATCGTCGTCAGTGCGCAACCCGCCGAAACCGCGGACTCTCCGACCTCTGGTTACACCGCGACCACCAGTAAAGGCGCAACCAAAACCGATGAGCCACTGATCACCACCGGCCAGTCCGTTTCGGTGGTCACCCGCCAGCAGATCGACGATCAGGGCGCCAGCAACCTGAATCAGGTGCTGAACTACACGCCGGGCGTATTTACTAACTTCGCCGGGGCAGCCTCACGTTTCGATACCATCTCGCTGCGTGGTTTCCATGGCGGCGACACCGATAACACCTTCCTTGACGGACTGCGGGTAATGAGTGATGGCGGCAGCCACAACGTCCTGCAGGTTGATCCCTGGTTCCTTGAGCGCGTCGATATTATTAAAGGCCCCTCCTCCGCGCTTTATGGTCAGACCGTACCGGGAGGGCTGGTCAATATGACCTCCAGGCGGCCGCAATTTACTGAAGAGGGGCATTTCCGCCTGTCGGCAGGCACGCAAAATACCAAAGGCGGCGCTTTTGACTATACCAATGCGATTAATGACCAGTGGGCGTTTCGCATTACCGGCATGACCCGCACCAGTGATACCCAGTACGATCATACCCGTGAAGAGCGCTACGCCATTTCGCCCGCGCTGTTATGGCAGCCGACCGAAGACACCTCACTGTTGCTGAAGGCCTATCTGCAGAAAGATCCTTCCGGCGGCTATCATGGCTCGGTGCCACTTGATGGCACCACCAGTTCGCACAACGGCAAAACCCTCAGCCGCAGCTTCTATGAGGGCGAGAGTTCAGTCGATCAGTACAAGCGTAGCGAGCAGATTTACAGCTATGAGTTCGCCCACCGCTTTAACGAAACCTGGGCATTCCGCTCCAACGCCAGCTATACCCACTCCAATATCAATCTGGATCAGGTCTATCAGGCCGGCTGGGTCAGCCCTGACAGCGATGAGATGCGGCGTTATTACTCCGGTAACCGCTCCAGCCTCGACGCACTGGCGATTGATAACCAGCTGGAAGCCGATTTTGCCACCGGCGATCTGCAGCATAAAGTGGTGCTCGGCGCAGAATATCATCAGTACAAAAATGATATGTGGGATGGCCAGGCTACCGCCAGTAATCTGAATCCCTTTACCGGGGTGTCAGGCGGTACAGCGCTGAATTTCTATGAAAATGATGATATTACCCGCCGCTACCATCAGACCGGGCTGTATCTGCAGGACCAGATGAAACTGGATAAGTGGCATCTTGATCTGTCCGGCCGCTATGACCGTATTGTCTCTAAGCAAGTCAACGATACCGATGAAACCTCACGTCGCCGCTCGGACGATCATATCAGTGGCCGGGCTTCACTGCTGTATGCCTTTGACAGTGGTGTTTCGCCCTATGTCAGTTACAGCCAGGCCGTCACGCCAAGCTCGCTGTCCGGCCCGGATGGCAATCTGCTCAAACCGAGCACCGCCGAGCAGTACGAGGCCGGGGTGAAATATCAGCCGGTGGGTACCTCAGATATGTACACCATCGCAGCGTACGATCTGACGCAGAAAGATATCTCTAACCGCGATGTGGTATCAGGAATTAACGTACCGGCCGGTAAAGTGCATTCGCAGGGGATCGAGCTGGAGGCGCGCAATCAGTTAACCCCGCGCCTGAGCACTATCGCCGGTTACACGCTAAACCATGTGCGCTTTAAAGAATCGCCAGATGGCAACAGCGGGCATACGCCTTATATCACCCCTAATCAGATGGCCTCTGCCTGGGCGCATTATCAGTTTGATTATGGCATCAGCGTCGGCACCGGCGTGCGTTATCTCGGCAAACAGTGGGCGGACAACGAAAACACCACCCGTCTGCCTTCGGTGACGCTGTTTGATGCTTCGCTGCGCGCCGATCTTGGCGCATGGGACAGCCAGTTAAAAGGCGCATTTGTGCAGGTGAATGCCAACAACCTGACCGACCGCGAATATATCGCCGCCTGTTACGGCACCGGTTACTGCTACAAAGGGGCAGAACGCACGGTGATGGCTACCATCGGCTACGATTTCTGA
- a CDS encoding MFS transporter: MQSSNRRALVAGSVGNFIEWYEFGVYGFLATVIAGNFFRLEGESEITSLILTYAAFALAFFCRPIGAIIFGRIGDRIGRKPTLIAVLIMMTLATAAIGLMPTYATLGVAAPLLLTLLRMLQGLFAGGEFGGAVALMTEFAPRGKRGSYGAWQSFTVALGLLAGAGIVALLGALLSSAQLHSWGWRIPFLLALPLGLVALWLRLQLDETPTFKQAQQQTASAPLPGVFKAIVLGIGRMMGWSAAGYTFLVVMPSWLQTSLHASFQQALVATVLGNIGFALTILPAGRLSDRYGRRRIMLLAISAVIVFTFPLLAILQQPEASLWLKGLAVMLAGAVVGLLAGPGPAMLAEMFPTRVRYTGLGLAYSLSNAVFSGCAGLIITSLIKQTGNINIPAYYVVIISLISLLAILTLRPDDHLRDLES, translated from the coding sequence ATGCAAAGCTCAAACCGCCGCGCGCTGGTCGCCGGTTCGGTCGGTAACTTTATCGAATGGTATGAATTTGGTGTTTACGGCTTTCTTGCCACGGTGATTGCCGGTAATTTCTTTCGGCTGGAAGGTGAAAGCGAAATCACCAGCCTGATCCTCACCTACGCCGCTTTTGCCCTTGCCTTCTTTTGCCGCCCCATTGGCGCGATTATTTTTGGTCGTATCGGCGACCGCATTGGCCGCAAGCCAACGCTGATCGCGGTATTAATTATGATGACGCTGGCGACCGCCGCCATCGGTCTGATGCCGACCTATGCCACGCTGGGCGTTGCCGCGCCGCTGTTGCTGACACTGCTGCGCATGTTGCAGGGGCTGTTTGCTGGCGGCGAATTTGGCGGCGCGGTGGCGCTGATGACCGAATTTGCGCCGCGCGGCAAACGCGGCAGTTACGGCGCCTGGCAATCTTTTACCGTGGCGCTGGGTTTACTGGCCGGGGCCGGGATTGTTGCGCTGCTGGGAGCTCTGCTCAGCAGCGCGCAGCTACATAGCTGGGGCTGGCGCATTCCGTTCCTGCTGGCGTTGCCGCTGGGTCTGGTCGCGCTGTGGCTGCGATTGCAGCTGGACGAAACGCCAACCTTTAAGCAGGCGCAGCAGCAGACGGCCAGTGCGCCGCTGCCTGGCGTATTCAAAGCCATTGTGCTGGGGATTGGCCGCATGATGGGCTGGTCAGCGGCAGGCTATACCTTTCTGGTGGTGATGCCCTCGTGGCTGCAAACCTCGCTGCATGCCAGTTTTCAGCAGGCACTGGTCGCCACGGTGTTGGGTAATATTGGCTTTGCCCTGACCATTTTACCGGCCGGTCGCCTTAGCGATCGCTATGGCCGTCGCCGGATTATGCTGCTGGCGATTAGCGCCGTGATTGTGTTTACTTTCCCGTTACTGGCGATCTTACAGCAACCTGAGGCGTCACTGTGGCTGAAAGGGCTGGCGGTAATGCTGGCTGGCGCGGTGGTCGGTCTGCTGGCCGGGCCCGGTCCGGCGATGCTGGCCGAAATGTTCCCCACCCGCGTGCGTTATACCGGTTTAGGTCTCGCCTATTCGCTCTCCAACGCGGTGTTTTCCGGTTGTGCCGGTCTGATTATCACTTCGCTGATTAAACAGACCGGCAATATCAATATTCCGGCTTACTATGTGGTGATTATCTCGCTAATCAGCTTGCTGGCGATCCTTACCCTGCGCCCCGACGACCATTTGCGCGACCTGGAAAGCTAA